The following is a genomic window from Synechococcus sp. JA-2-3B'a(2-13).
CAGCTTGCAACGTACGGATATAGTCTGGCTCATGGGCTTATTGTAGTTTATCCAGACTTTTGACCAGCAAACCTATATGGAGGAGGGCTTTCCTCCCGACACCACGCCTGCGGCTATGGTGCGGGCCTCCAGCCCGAAAATTTGGTGACTAGTGACTAGTCACTACGCACTACTCTACAGGGCGGTGGGGCATCCCGTCCTTTTCGCGTCAGCGGGACGTAGTCCTTAAGCTCAGGAAATGTCTGAAGCGATAGCAGGGGTCACTGAGAAGCCCGCGCTGTGTGCGTAGCAACCCTGCGGGAAGCTAGCTACAGCGTCGGGAGTATGTCACGCAGCCTGCGACTTCATGGGCTCCGAGCAGGCCAAAATGAACTGAATGAACTGGTCGATCTCCAGCAGAATGTGTTCCGCCTCGGCCAGAGAGGTCGGTACGGTTGCCAGCACCTGGGCATCTACTTCTGCAGCCTGCCCCGCTTCTCGCAAGAGGTTCATCGAGTTATGGCTGAGCAGGAGCTCCAGCTCGTTCAGGGTTACCATGGCCAGCTGCTCCTCGGCTTGATGGAGCTTATTTTGCAAAGTCTGAACTTGTTCGGTTTGCACCTTCAGCCTAGCTTCCGCCTGCTCAGCGCGAGATACAGCCAGTTGTGCAGCTTGCTGGGCCTCATCCCGCTGAGCTTTCAGGAAGGCCATCTCTTGCTCCAATTGTGCCAATCGCTCTTGCAGGCTGTAAATGTGCTGATCCCGGTCTCCCAAAGCTCGCTCCAGCTCGCGATTTCGAGCCTCCATCTGCTGACGAGCTTCGTTCGCTTGGGCCAGCTGTTCCGCCAAGTTTGCCATTTCCTCTTCCATGTTGGTGAGCCGACTCAAGCGTTCCAAAACCTGAGCATTTTCGGCTTCCAGTTTCTCAATCAGCGCTTGAGCGCTCAACAGTTCTGCTTTGGTAGAGTCCAGCTCGCCGCAGACTTGGTCGTAGTTGGCGATTAGCTCGCCAAGCCGGGCCTCTTTGGCTTGCAGTTCTTCTCGCAAGGAGTTCATCCAGCGGTCGCTCTGCTCAATCCGCTGTTGCAAGAGCGGCAGTTGAACCAGAGCTTGTTGGGCAGCACTGAAATAGCCAAGGAGTCGTTTGATGTAGTGCTGTAGGCGGCTGTGGGACTGATCCAATTTGTCGAAGGCTTCGTTGAGAGAGAGATAGGCCTCGCACAGTTTCATGTAGCGCCGAGCCACAGAATCAGGATGATCCATAGGGTTATAGAGTCCAGGTGGGGGTGCCGTGTCTATTTTATGCTGTTCATTCTATTGGCCAAGCCTGGAGAAGGAGGCATTTGATACAACAACTGGGGGCTTAATTTTACTTTAATATCCGGTGCCCCAATCTCTCTTGCGAGCCAAGGCCAAAGAGTCTGCCCAAATCCAGCTTCAGACATTGCCCACGGGCCATACGGAGACTAGAGCTTCTCCCCCAAGGCAATCATTCTCTTGACCGCAAAATGTTTATCTACACATTTAGTGTCTACAAGAGGATGCCCGCGAGTCCTAACGCTAGATACGCTGCAAAAGCAGGGCTCTTCATGGCTCAGACCGGCTGGGCATTGGGGATCCCTAGCTTCTCCAAATAGGCGGCTGCCCGCAGCAGTTTGGCTTCTTGATAGGGGGCGGCCACCAGTTGTACGCCAAAGGGCAGGGATCCGCTCTCGCGCAACGGCACTGAAAGCACCGGCAGGCCGATAAACGAGAGGGGCTGAGTGTAGAGGCCGAGGTTGGGCCGAGTGAGAACCTCTACCCCATCGATCACCATCTTCTCTTGGCCGAGCAAGGGGGCAAAGCAGGGGGTGGTGGGGGCAATGAATAGATCGATCTCCTGAAAAATGGCCTGCACCTGCTGGCGATACCAGCGGCGAAAGCGCTGCGCCTGCAAGATCCAACTGGCAGGCAACAGGGCTCCGGCCAAAAAGCGATCCCGGGTGGCCGGGTCAAAGTCGTGGGGGCGAGTTCGCAGGTTGGGCAAGTGCAGGTTGGCTCCCTCAGCAGCCGTGATCAGGAAGGCGGCGGCACGGGCGCGCTGGGCTTCCGGGATCCGCACAGTCTGGCGGGCCCCCAGGGCTTGGGCCACCTTTTCTACCCCGGCCAAGATGGGGGGCTCTGCCCCTCGGGCAAAGTAATCATCCGCCACCGCGATGCGCAAGCCCTCGATCCCCTGCCCCAATTGCCCAAAGGTGGGATCTACAGGACGCCGGGTACAGACGGGATCTTGGGGATCCGGCCCTTGCATGACATCGAAGCTGAGGGCAATATCGGCCACCGAACGGGCCAAGGGGCCCACGTGGTCAAAGCTGGCGGCAAACAGAGCCACCCCTGCCCGCGACAGACGGCCATAGGTGGGCTTGAGGCCGTAGACGCCACACAAAGAGGCCGGTACCCGAATCGAGCCGTTGGTGTCGCTGCCCAGGGCAAGGGGCACCAAACCTCCTGCCACCGCTGCTGCCGAGCCGCCGGAGGATCCCCCCGCACTGCGGTTGAGATCGTGGGGGTTGTGGGTGGGGCCGTAGTGGCTGTTTTCGGTGACGAAGCCGTAGGCGTACTCGTCCATGTTGAGGGTGCCCACCAAGATTGCCCCTGCCTGCTTGAGACGAGCCGCCACCGTTGCATCTTGGATGGCCGGGGGATTCTCGCGGTTGATCGCCGAGCCAGCCAGGGTGGTGAGGCCGGCCACGTCAAATAAGTTCTTGACGGCAAAAGGCACCCCTGCCAACGGGCCTACAGGGATCCCTTGAGCCACCTGTCGATCCACCTGCTCCGCCGCTTGTAAGGCCGATTCCTCCAAGACAGCTGTAAAGGCATTGAGCTGGGGATCCCGCCGGCGAATCCGCTCCAGACAGGCGGCCACCACCGCTTGGGCGCTCACGGATCCCTGGCGGACAGCCCTGGCAATAGAGACCGCGTCGGCGCTGCCGAGAAGATGGGGATCCCCGGTCATGGCTGAGGGTCAAAGGTGGGATCTGGCTCAACTATCGGCGGCAACGGGAACTCCAGCACCTGTTGAGCAATGGGCAGAAAGCGGGCAAAATTTTCGATCACCCCTGCTCGGTGTTCAGGATGCAGGGGCAGTTGCAGCAGTTGGGCCATTTGATCGACGTAGGTTTCGGGATCCCAGGGCTGCATGGTTTTGGGGTCAGGGAGCCGATTGCAGCAAAAATACCACCACTAGCCTCCAACAACAAGACCGTCGTCGACTAGGGAGCGGACATTTGCACAGTGTTGCCCTGCAGCGACCAGAGACGCTCGTTGGGCAAGACAGGGCGGGTTATCGCCTGCCGTTCCAGCTCATTCAAAGCAACGCGACGGCTATGTGCAGAGCGATTGGAAGCAGCGCTGGCTTGCAGGCGTTTGCGGAACAGACGCAACTGCTGCTGCTCTGCTTCGGGAGAAACATGCTGGGCAAAGAGGGGATGCAAGATTTTCTCCTCCTGATCAAACTGAGCCCGCAATTGCCGATAGAAGTGAAGGGCAGCAGAAGGATCCACCTGCTGCGGGGTGCGCTCTGATTGGTGCAAAAAGCGCGTCAGCTCTGGAATCTGATCCCGCAGATGTTGCTCCAGCCGCTCAATTTGGTCGCTAAGGTGGGGATCCCCCTGGAGAGCCGACCTGAGCAGGGGGTAGAGAACATGGCGCTCCAGTTGAATGTGGCGGGAGAGGCGCTGTCGCAACCTTTGTACACAGAGGCGTCGCTGCTCCAGATCCAACTCCGGCGCTCGAGACAGGCGAGTCAAAAACTGCAGGATGACGCGGTGCTGTTCAGCACAGAGGGCGATCAGCGTACCGGCAGAGGTTGCTCGCGTCAGCGGGAGGGACTCCTCAGAAGACATGGCAGTTGACAGCAGAGAAGTTTCATCTCAGCTTAACTTTGTCAAGAAATGATGGCCTGCGTAAGGGTACGGGAATAGCGCAGGTGTCTTGGATACACTCGGGCAGCAATCCTGGGAAAAGTTGTCCAGATCTGAACTCCGGCAACGCCACTCTCTAGGTCGTGTTGATCTTATGTTAGGATAGAGAGAATAGTTTATAGAGGAAAGAGGATGAAGTTGGTTTTTTTAGATGAAAACAAATGGCAGAAGATATTGGCTTTTTTACAGACAGAAGAGAGAGTTAACATTGGGAAAGAAGCAAACTGCAAACAGTTTATTGAAGCAGTTCTTTGGATAGCCCGTTCCGGTGCTCCTTGGCGCTACCTCCCAGAAGGATATGGCAAATGGTACACCATCTATCAAAGATTCCACCGGTGGAGTCGTTTTGGAGTGTGGGAACGGATGTTCAAGTATTTTATTGACGACCCTGATTTAGAGCATCTCATTATTGATTCAACCATGGTTCGAGCGCACTCCTGTGCTGCCGGAAAAAAGGGGAGCAAGCTTTGGGGAGAAGCCGAGGGGGATACAGCACCAAGATTCATGTGAGTGTAGATGGGTTGGGAAATCCGCTGGAATTGAGAATAACTGGCGGAGAAAAGAGCGATATTACTCAAGGGGAAGAATTGATAGAGGGCTGGCAGAGAAAGGATACCAAAGTAATTGGGGATAAAGGATATGATGCGGATAAGTTGATTGAGAAGATAGGGGAAGCTCAAGCGGTTATTCCGCCTAAAAGGAATAGAAAGACGCAGCGGCATTATGACAAGCATCTGTATAAAGAGAGGCATTTAATCGAATGCTTTTTTCATAAGTTAAAGCAGTACCGGCATCTATTTTCTCGTTTTGACAAATTGGCCAGGAACTTCTTGAGTTTTCTCTATCTCGTCAGTGCTCTCTTTTGGCTCAAATGAAAGATCAACACAACCTAGGCTTGCACAGGCCAGCGGCGTTTCCAAGCAGAAGTGGGCTCCAAAGGGGATCCCTGCTGTTCCCGTTGGCGTTGCAGACGGATTTGCGCTCTATCTCCTTTCAAGGTGGGATCCCGGTAGGGCACGGCAGCGCGAGTTTTCAGGTGCTCCCACTCCATGGGGGAAAGAGGCGGCAGGTGGTCAGGTTGGGGCGAGGCCACTGTCCCCGGCCAAGGACGACCTACCGGGGGGGTAGAGCCGATGAAAAGCCCTGCTTCCAACAGAGCCGCTCGCACCGCCGCTGCACAGGAATAGGTGGCCAAAATGCCGGTTGGTCGCATCCGTTCAGCCACGGCCCGCAGGAAATCCACCGTCCACAGCTCTGGGCAAACCGAAGGGGAGAAGGGATCCAAAAACACCGCATCTGCCCATCCCAACGGCACCTGCATTAGAGTTTGGCGGGCATCGCCCCACAGCAGCGTTCCGCGCCAGCGCTCCGATTGCCAGGATCCCTGTTCAATCCAGTGTTGCCATTCTTGCCCAAAGCTCCAGTCGGATCCCACCCCCGCCTGCCAAGCCTGGCGAGGCACTTCCGGGGATCGCTCTAGGCCGATTACTTCTACAGAACAGTGGGGCCGGATTTGCCAAATGGTTTCTAGGGCAAGGCCGGAGTTGTAGCCCAAGCCAAAGCAAATATCCAAAAGGCAAATGGGCTGGGCGGGATCCCGCTCCAAAGGCAGCCGATCCAGCCGGCAAGGGCGGACAAACTTCTCCAAAGCCTCCTGGGCGGCACCACTGACGTTGTGAAAAGCCTGTCCAAACTCTTCCGAGAAAAAGGTCAGGGATCCATCCCCTGTGGTCAGCACCTGCCACCGAGTCTCCATTGCCTGCTGTTGTCTCTATTTTCAGTTGGGCGATTCTTTGATAGCTTGAGAACGTTGAGATGTGTTTCGCAGCTCACCGGCAGGGCTCTCAACATCCCTGAGTAGGGAGGATATTTCAACAGCTATGTCTCTACTGGATTGGTTTGCGGAGCGGCGCAGACAAACCTCTCTGAACCTGACAGGTAGCAGCCCCTTCGACAAAGAGCGTCAGGTGAGAGAAATTGCCGATGGCCTCTGGCAAAAGTGTCCTGCCTGTGACACCCTGACCTACACAAAGGATCTGCAGCAAAACTGGCAAGTTTGCCCCAGCTGTGGGCATCACCACCGCATTACAGCCCCAGAGCGTCTGGAACAGCTTTTGGATCCCGGATCCTGGCAGCCCCTGGACGAACACCTGGCTCCCACGGATCCCCTGCACTTTTTCGACCAAAAGCCCTACTCCGAGCGCTTGGCCACCTACCAGGAGCGCACCCAGCTCAAGGATGCCGTCCTGACAGGGCTGGGAAGCCTGGAAGGGATCCCGGTGGCGATTGGAGTGATGGACTTTCGCTTCATGGGCGGCAGCATGGGCTCGGTGGTAGGCGAGAAGATCGCCCGCCTCACGGAACGGGCCACCTGCGATCACCTGCCCTTGATCCTCTTTTCGGCTTCGGGGGGAGCCCGCATGCAGGAAGGGATCCTCAGCCTGATGCAGATGGCCAAAACCTCAGCCGCCCTACAAAGGCACCGCGACGCCAGACAATTGTTCATCTCCGTGCTCACCCATCCCACCTATGGCGGGGTAACTGCCAGCTTTGCCATGCTGGGAGATTTGATCCTGGCCGAGCCAGGCGTGCAGGTGGGGTTTGCCGGGCCGAATGTAATCGAGCAAACCATTGGCAAGGGCAAGCTTCCCGAAGGCTTCCAAACCGCCGAATATTTGCTGGCCCAAGGGCTCATCGACGCGATTGTGCCCCGCACCGAGTTGCGCAAGCGCCTGGCCCAGTTGCTCTCCATGCACCGTCCCCGTTTGCACATGTCCCTTCCCTCCATAGACTCGGA
Proteins encoded in this region:
- a CDS encoding Asp-tRNA(Asn)/Glu-tRNA(Gln) amidotransferase GatCAB subunit A; this translates as MTGDPHLLGSADAVSIARAVRQGSVSAQAVVAACLERIRRRDPQLNAFTAVLEESALQAAEQVDRQVAQGIPVGPLAGVPFAVKNLFDVAGLTTLAGSAINRENPPAIQDATVAARLKQAGAILVGTLNMDEYAYGFVTENSHYGPTHNPHDLNRSAGGSSGGSAAAVAGGLVPLALGSDTNGSIRVPASLCGVYGLKPTYGRLSRAGVALFAASFDHVGPLARSVADIALSFDVMQGPDPQDPVCTRRPVDPTFGQLGQGIEGLRIAVADDYFARGAEPPILAGVEKVAQALGARQTVRIPEAQRARAAAFLITAAEGANLHLPNLRTRPHDFDPATRDRFLAGALLPASWILQAQRFRRWYRQQVQAIFQEIDLFIAPTTPCFAPLLGQEKMVIDGVEVLTRPNLGLYTQPLSFIGLPVLSVPLRESGSLPFGVQLVAAPYQEAKLLRAAAYLEKLGIPNAQPV
- a CDS encoding DUF4089 domain-containing protein — its product is MQPWDPETYVDQMAQLLQLPLHPEHRAGVIENFARFLPIAQQVLEFPLPPIVEPDPTFDPQP
- a CDS encoding hemerythrin domain-containing protein produces the protein MSSEESLPLTRATSAGTLIALCAEQHRVILQFLTRLSRAPELDLEQRRLCVQRLRQRLSRHIQLERHVLYPLLRSALQGDPHLSDQIERLEQHLRDQIPELTRFLHQSERTPQQVDPSAALHFYRQLRAQFDQEEKILHPLFAQHVSPEAEQQQLRLFRKRLQASAASNRSAHSRRVALNELERQAITRPVLPNERLWSLQGNTVQMSAP
- a CDS encoding IS5-like element ISSoc13 family transposase (programmed frameshift), which translates into the protein MKLVFLDENKWQKILAFLQTEERVNIGKEANCKQFIEAVLWIARSGAPWRYLPEGYGKWYTIYQRFHRWSRFGVWERMFKYFIDDPDLEHLIIDSTMVRAHSCAAGKKGEQALGRSRGGYSTKIHVSVDGLGNPLELRITGGEKSDITQGEELIEGWQRKDTKVIGDKGYDADKLIEKIGEAQAVIPPKRNRKTQRHYDKHLYKERHLIECFFHKLKQYRHLFSRFDKLARNFLSFLYLVSALFWLK
- a CDS encoding tRNA (5-methylaminomethyl-2-thiouridine)(34)-methyltransferase MnmD, yielding METRWQVLTTGDGSLTFFSEEFGQAFHNVSGAAQEALEKFVRPCRLDRLPLERDPAQPICLLDICFGLGYNSGLALETIWQIRPHCSVEVIGLERSPEVPRQAWQAGVGSDWSFGQEWQHWIEQGSWQSERWRGTLLWGDARQTLMQVPLGWADAVFLDPFSPSVCPELWTVDFLRAVAERMRPTGILATYSCAAAVRAALLEAGLFIGSTPPVGRPWPGTVASPQPDHLPPLSPMEWEHLKTRAAVPYRDPTLKGDRAQIRLQRQREQQGSPLEPTSAWKRRWPVQA
- the accD gene encoding acetyl-CoA carboxylase, carboxyltransferase subunit beta; amino-acid sequence: MSLLDWFAERRRQTSLNLTGSSPFDKERQVREIADGLWQKCPACDTLTYTKDLQQNWQVCPSCGHHHRITAPERLEQLLDPGSWQPLDEHLAPTDPLHFFDQKPYSERLATYQERTQLKDAVLTGLGSLEGIPVAIGVMDFRFMGGSMGSVVGEKIARLTERATCDHLPLILFSASGGARMQEGILSLMQMAKTSAALQRHRDARQLFISVLTHPTYGGVTASFAMLGDLILAEPGVQVGFAGPNVIEQTIGKGKLPEGFQTAEYLLAQGLIDAIVPRTELRKRLAQLLSMHRPRLHMSLPSIDSEALTLQPML